The DNA sequence CCGTTAATCCGACCCTCGAGAGAACGTATCTGAAACATCGCTGACCGGATAGGGCCCTCGACCGGGGCGAACACCGGGCCGGAGCCGTTCCGTCGGTTCGGTGGGAAGTTTCGTCCTAACGCCCGTATTCCCCGGAGTTAGCCGCTTACAACCGCGGTTAAAATAGTAGTAAATAGTGAAACTCTGTCTTACACGATATTATATCACGGAGAATTATGCTGAATTATATGTCCCGTGACGAAGTGATTTCAGACAGAATGTCCCGGCTGGCAACACTCGTGGTCGCCCTCCTGCTCGTCACGGCGGGCTGCACCGCTGCGGGTACGCAATCGGCATCCTCCGACCGCGATATCGTGAGGAGCAACGAATCGGTAGACAGCACGGCGGCCGAATCGGCGGGCGAGGAGGCCGCCGCCTCCGCGGCCTCCGCGACGGCGACGGACGCTCGGTCCGCGACCGCTCCCGCGACGGACGCGGGCGAAACGACGGCGAGCGATGACGCGGAGACGACGACGCAGACGCAGTCGCAGTCGAACGAGGACCCCTCCTCGGACTCGGACGACGAGTCCTCCTCCGACGACGAGTCGAGTGCGTCGAACGGCGGCGCGTCGGACTCCTCCACCTCCGACGGCACGTCGGACGCTGACGCCGAAACCGACGACACGTCCGAGAGTGAAACGGCGACTACCGGCGACGAGACGGCTGCGTCGTCCGCGAGCGCCCTCGAAGCCGAGACCGAAGTGCGGACCGAGTGGAACGTGACTGTCACGACGGTCGCCGACGGCGACAGCCTCCTCGTGGAGTTCCCCGACGGTCGCCTGGAGAAAGTTGACCTCGTCGGCGTCGACGCCCCCGACGGCGACTACAGCGAAGACGACTTCAACGGGATGGTGACGAAGGACGGCGGCGAAGCGTGGCTGAACGACTGGGGCGGCAAGACCACCGGCTTCGTGAGCGACGAAATCGGCGGGCGAGAGGTGCGAATCCACGTGGATTCGGTCGCGGACCGCCGCGACGACTCCGGCACCCTCCAAGTGTACGTCGACGATGGCGACACCGCCACGCTAAACGCCGACCTGATAGAGCGCGGTTACGCGGAAGTCGCCGACTACCAGTTCTCGAAGAAGACCGAGTTCGAGCAGGAAGAGCAGAACGCCCGTCACGGCTACGACGGCCTCTGGCGCTTCTACGAGTCGGACCCCCTCGCGGGCCTCCCCGACGCGGACGACGAGACCGAGACCGAAACGCCGACTGAGACTGAGACTGAGACCGAGACCGAAACGCCGACTGAGACTGAGACTGAGACCGAAACTGAACCCGAACCGCAGACCGAGTGGACCGTGACGGTCACGATGGCCGCCACGGGCGACAGTCTCCTCGTGGAGTTCCCCGACGGTCGCCTAGAGAAAGTTGACCTCGTCGGCGTCGACGCCCCCGACGGCGACTACAGCGAAGACGACTACCGCGGCATGGCCACCGAAGAGGGCGGCGAGGCGTGGCTGAACGACTGGGGCGGACAGGCGACCGGATTCGTCGCCCGCGAGGTCGAGGGCCGAGAAGTCACCATCTACGTGGACTCGGTCGCGGACCGCCGCGACGACTCCGGCACCCTTCAGGTGTACGTCGACGACGGCGACACCGCTACGCTCAACGCCGACTTGGTCGAACGCGGCTACGCCCAAGTCGCCGACTACCCGTTCTCGAAGGAGGACGAG is a window from the Halogeometricum sp. S3BR5-2 genome containing:
- a CDS encoding thermonuclease family protein encodes the protein MSRLATLVVALLLVTAGCTAAGTQSASSDRDIVRSNESVDSTAAESAGEEAAASAASATATDARSATAPATDAGETTASDDAETTTQTQSQSNEDPSSDSDDESSSDDESSASNGGASDSSTSDGTSDADAETDDTSESETATTGDETAASSASALEAETEVRTEWNVTVTTVADGDSLLVEFPDGRLEKVDLVGVDAPDGDYSEDDFNGMVTKDGGEAWLNDWGGKTTGFVSDEIGGREVRIHVDSVADRRDDSGTLQVYVDDGDTATLNADLIERGYAEVADYQFSKKTEFEQEEQNARHGYDGLWRFYESDPLAGLPDADDETETETPTETETETETETPTETETETETEPEPQTEWTVTVTMAATGDSLLVEFPDGRLEKVDLVGVDAPDGDYSEDDYRGMATEEGGEAWLNDWGGQATGFVAREVEGREVTIYVDSVADRRDDSGTLQVYVDDGDTATLNADLVERGYAQVADYPFSKEDEFEQEEQNAYQGYNGLWRFYEPNPLAGLPESDEETSEETVTETETETETEPEVESTTETETASETTTETAVETETATETATETAVETETVTESETESDETATATAAESTPSETEAPTNASA